Within the Pseudomonas sp. SL4(2022) genome, the region AGTGGTGATGATGCTGCAGCGCGACCCGGCGCTAAAACAACCCGCCGGCTCGCCACGGGCCGGCAACTTGATTATGCCGTTCGGCTGGGGCGTGGTGCTGACCGCGATCACCCGCAAGCAGTTCGAGGGCACGGACCTGGCCGAGGTGCTCAACCCGCAACAGGTGCTGTTTCAGGATGAAATGACCGAAACGGTGGACGCCGAAGCCTTCCAGCAACGCCTGTGGGATATGTTCCACCATGTATTCCCGTGCCAGTTGAGCCTGCCGCAGATCGACAGGGTGCGCTATCACCTGTACCCCGAGGTGCGGGTCAATGTGCTGCCAGGGCAGTTCGGTTTGTTTGCTGAACAGGACGCGCCCCTGCCCAGCCTGATCAAGGTCATGGACTTGCAGCAGGAGCAACTGGCGCGCTCGCTGGGCGAGGGGCATCGGGTCATCCACGGCGCGGCCGGCAGCGGCAAGACCATGATCCTCGGTTATCGCTGTGCGCACCTGGCGCAGGTGTCGAGTAAGCCGGTGCTGGTGCTGTGCTACAACAAATCCCTGGCCGGGCGCTTGCAGCAGGTGCTGGCAGAGCGCGACCTGAGTGACAAGGTGGTGGTGCGTAACTTCCACGCCTGGTGCTCGGACATGCTCACCGCCTTTAACGTCGACCGCCCGGACCCCAAGTTGTCGGTCAACGCCAAGATGGCGCAGATGGTCGAGAACACCATCGACGGCGTCGACCGTGGGCAAATCCCCCGCGCCCAGTACGCAGCGGTGCTGATCGACGAGGGCCATGACTTCCAGCCCGAGTGGTTCAAGCTGGTGGTGCAAATGATCGATCCGGAGAGCAATTCGCTGCTGGTGCTGTACGACGATGCGCAGTCGATCTACCGCGGCAAGGGCGGTAAAAGCGGCATGGATTTCAGCTTCGCCAGCGTCGGCATTCAGGCCCAGGGCCGCACCACCATCCTGCGGCTGAACTACCGCAATACCGTGGAGGTGCTGTCGGTGGCGCGGGCCTTTGCCATGGAACTGCTGACCGCCCGCGATGCCGCTGAAGACGGCGTGCCCATCGTCGCGCCACAAAGCGCCGGGCGGCGGGGCGCATTCCCCGAGCTGCTGCGCTGTGAGTCGGATTGGCAGGAGCATAACTGCATCGTTGAGCGCATCCGCGACGAACAAGGCCAGGGCCGCGCGCTGGATGACATGGCAGTGATCTATCGCAGCACCGCCCAGGCGCAACGCATCGAACGGGCCTTGAGCGAGGCCGGCATCGCCTTCGCCTCGGGCCAGTCGGCCAAGGGCCGTGGCACGTTGTATGGCCGCGAGGATGCAGTCAAGATCGTCAGCATGCATTCGAGCAAGGGCCTGGAGTTCGGCCTGGTGCTGATCCCCCATCTGGGTGAAATGCCGAAGAAGGGTGAAGACGAAGTCGACGAGGCGCGCCTGCTGTATGTGGCCATGACCCGCGCGATTGATCGGCTGGTGATGACCTACCGCGAACCTTCCAGCTTTACCCGCAGGATTCAGGACTCAATCGGCAGCGTGCGTCAGCACCTGGACGAGATGGACGCACAGAAGGCAGTCGGATAATGAGTAGCTCTATGATGAATTACGCAAAAAATATCGTATCGAGTGAGTTCACTAGTCAGATGGCGCGTCTTGTTGCCGTCAGGTCGCGAGCATGATCGATCTTCACTCACGTGCCGATCTTGAGCTGTTGCGCGAGTCTATTGACCTGGAATGCAAACTGGCTGGAGGTCGGGACGGGCAAGGTGCTTTGCCAGAGGATTTTTGGCCGACTTATAGCGCCTTCGCCAATACAAATGGTGGTGTGGTAGTGCTGGGTGTGCGCGAGAAAAAAGGCCAGTTCCTGCTGGAAGGTATTACCAACCCAACAAAGGTACGCAAAGAGCTATTTGATAATCTGAATAACCGGCAAAAGGTCAGCGCTAACCTGTTGAGTGATGACCACGTTCGTGAAGTGATGATTGAAGAGCGAACGTTGCTGGTGGTTGATATTCCGCGCGCCAACCGCAAGCAACGTCCGGTTCACCTCACTACCAACCCCTTCGGTCATACCTATCGTCGCCTCAACGAGGGTGATCGGCATATTGCCGATGAAGATGTACGGCGGATGATCGCTGAACAGGTGGAGGACAGTCGTGATGATCGCATTCTCAAGGGCTACCACCTGGAAGATCTGTGTCCTGAGACTCTGCGCGCTTATCGTCAAGTGTTAGGCAACCGCGAGCCAGCTCATCCTTGGAATACCCTGGACGATCAGGAGTTTCTGCGTCAAATCGGCGGCTGGCGGCGCGACCGAGAAACGGGGGTTGGTGGCCTGACCCTGGCCGGCCTGTTGATGTTTGGCTGGATGACCTCGATACAGGAAGAGCTGCCCAACTACATGCTCGACTACCAGGAGCGCCCAGAGGCTAAAACCGAGTTGCGCTGGCTGGACCGCATCACTCTAGACGGTAAATGGTCGGGCAATCTCTATGACTTCTATCGCAAGGTCTACCTCAAACTCACCGGTGAGTTGAAAGTGCCTTTTGCTCTGGAGAAGGGTGAGCGCAAGGATGAAACACCGATCCACGTCGCCCTACGCGAGGCCTTGGCCAATGTGTTGGTGCATGCCGATTACTCTGATCGGGCTTCGGTTTTGGTGGTCAAGCGCCCTGACATGTTTGGCTTTCGCAACCCAGGACTAATGCGCGTGCCGCCAGAAATTGCCATTCGCGGCGGTGAGCATGACTGCCGCAATCGCACCTTGCACAAGATGTTCCGCCTGGTTGGCGTGGGCGAGCAAGCCGGCTCGGGCATCCCCAAGATCTACGATGGTTGGGGTGGCCAGCATTGGCGTACGCCGGCGTTGTACGAGCGTAGCGAGCCTTACAACCAGACACTGCTAGAACTGCGTATGGTCGATTTGTTGCCTGAGGATGTAGTGGTAGCTCTGCGTCTGCAGTTCGGTTCGGGCTTTGATGCGCTGCAACGCAACGAGCGCTTGACCTTGGCCGCTGTCGTCTCCGAGCGCACCCTCAGCCATGCCCGTGTCATGGAATTGACGGGTCTCCATCCAGTTGAGTCTACGCGTCTGCTTCAGGGCCTTATCCGCAATGGCTTTCTGGAAAGCCACAATCCCGGCCGTGGTGCGGTTTATTGCTTGCCGGGTTCCGCATTGCCCAGGCCTGAAGAAGTATTTGGCGATGGCTTCGGATATTTACCGGAAAGCTCCGGACATTTGCCGGACAGCTCCGGACATTTGCCGGTCAGCTCCGGACATTTCACGGCATTACCCCTTGCTGGTGCATCTATTGATCGTGTTGAGCAGCGTGACAATCACGGACGTTTGCTGACTGCGATCCTCGACGCTCCGGTTATTGACTCGCTTAAATATCTGGATGGAACTTATCGCGGCCAACTGGAAGCTATAGCTCAAGCACCACGAACCAGAGGTAAGTTGGAGCCCGAAGAGATGCACGAAGTGATCCTTGCCCTTTGTCGAGGCCACTATGTGACCGGTAGCAGTCTGGCTGAGTTGGTTGGGCGCAGCGCAGACGCTTTTCGCAAACAGCATTTGAGGCCTCTGGTGCAGCAGGGCAAATTGCAGTTCGCCTTCCCAACTGCGCCAACCCATGAAATGCAGGCCTACCGCACAACGGAAAGTGAGTAGTCAATTGTGAGCAATTTCCAGTTCCTTGCCTCCGAGTTCAAAACCCTGTTCGAGCCGGCCAAGGGCGCAGAACAGCTGGTGTACTCCGATCCGCGCGCCTGTTGTATGCGCACCCGCCATGCCCTGGAGCAAGCGGTGCATTGGCTCTATGAGCATGACCGTGACCTGCGCATGCCTTACGACAATGGCCTTAATCTGCTGCTAACGCAGGTGGAGTTCGTGCACCTGCTGCCGCCGCAGATTCATCAGAAGGCGCGGCTGATTCAGAAGCTGGGCAACCAGGCCGTGCATGGCAATCAGCCGATCAGCTCCAGCGATGCGATGAAGCTGGTGCGCGAGCTGTTTCATCTGCTGTTCTGGCTGGCGCGCACCTATACCCGCGCCAGCGACCCTAAAAGCATCGACGCGGCGTTCGACGAACAGAACGTGCCGAAACTGGTCAGCGTCAGCGATGCGGCGGCCTTTACCCGTGAAGAGCTGAAAAAACAGGAAGCCAAGTTCCAGCAACAGATTGCCGCCCAGCACGGCACTCTGGAGGCCCGCGAGGCGGCGATTGCCGAGCAGGCTGCCAGCCTGAGCGAGCGTGAGGCGCTGCTGGCCAAGCTGGATGCCGAGCTGGTGGCCACCCGTGCGGCACTGGCCCAGGCCAAGGCGGCGAATATCGCCGTGCCGGACAGCCACGACTACGACGAGGCCGACACCCGCCGTCTGTTTATCGACGTGCTGCTGCGCGAGGCCGGCTGGGAGTTGGGCAAGAACGCCGACGCCGAAGTGCCGGTCAGTGGCATGCCCAACGCGCAGGGCGAGGGCTCTGTCGATTACGTGCTGTGGGGTGCCAACGGCAAACCGCTGGCGGTGGTGGAGGCCAAGCGCAGCCTCAAAGACCCGGACGTGGGCCAGCAGCAAGCCAAGCTGTATGCCGATTGCCTGGAAGCCGAGAAAGGCCAGCGACCGCTGATTTTCTACAGTAACGGCAACCACACCTGGCTGTGGGACGACCGCCGTGCTCCGCCCCGCGAGGTGCAGGGGTTTTATACCCGCGATGAGCTGGAGCTGGCGATCCAGCGGCGCAGCCTGCAAACCGACCTGCGCGAGCTGCCGATCAATAGTGAGATTGTCGAGCGTACCTATCAGCACCGGGCGATTCGGGCGATGACCGAGTCCCTCAGTCAGGGCCGCCGCGCCGGTTTGCTGACCATGGCCACCGGCACCGGCAAGACGCGCATGTCAATTGCTCTGGTCGAGCTGTTGATGCGCGGCAACTGGGTCAAGCGCGTGCTGTTCCTGGCTGACCGGGTGTCCCTGGTCAATCAGGCTACGAATGCCTTCAAGGCGTTTTTGCCGGACTCCAGCCCGGTCAATCTGGTGACCGACAAGCACGGCCAGGGGCGGGTGTACCTGTGTACCTATCCGACCATGATGGGCTTGATCGAGCAGATGGAGGGCGACCGGCGCAAGTATGGCGTTGGCCACTTCGACCTGATCGTGATCGACGAGGCGCACCGCAGCGTGTACCAGAAGTACGGTGCGATCTTCCGCTACTTCGACAGCTATCTTGTGGGCCTGACCGCCACCCCGCGTGACGAAGTGGACCGCGATACCTATCACCTGTTCGGCCTGGAAACGGGCGTACCGACCGATGCTTACGGCCTGAATGAGGCGGTGGAGGATGGCTATCTGGTGCCGCCCACTGCCTATTCGGTGCCGATCAAGTTCGTGCGCGAAGGTATCCGTTACGACCAGCTCAGCGATGAGGAGAAAGAACACTGGGAGTCGCTGGACTGGGGCGATTACAGCGCCGAGGGCGACACACCCACCGAGGTGTTGGCCTCGGAGGTCAACAAGCAGCTGTTCAACGAGCCAACTGTTGATCTGATGCTCAAGCACCTGATGCAGAACGGCCTGAAGGTCGAGGGCGGCGACAAGCTCGGCAAGACCATCATTTTTGCGGTGAACCAGAAGCACGCCGACTTTATCGCCCGGCGCTTCAACCATCACTATCCGCACTTCAATGGCGAGTTTGCGCGGGTTATCACTCATGCGGTGAGTTATGCGCAGACCCTGATCGATGACTTCGGCAGCAAGCTTAACAAGCTGCCGCAGATCGCCATTTCGGTGGACATGCTCGACACCGGCATCGACGTGCCGCAGGTGCTGAACCTGGTGTTCTTCAAGGCGGTGCGCTCGAAGGTGAAGTTCCTGCAGATGATCGGGCGCGGCACGCGGCTGTGCCCGGATCTGTTTGCGCCGGGTGTGCATAAACGCGAGTTCGCCATCTTCGATTTCTGCGGCAATTTCGAATATTTCAACGAAAACCCCAAGGGCGCACTGGGTGGCGTGGCGGAACCTTTGGGCAAGCGCTTGTTCAAGGGGCGCCTGGATCTGCTGGCGCTGTTGGCGTCGAAGAACGTGCGCGAGCCTGGGAACCTGGCGGAGTCCAGCGGCCAGTACGATGCCTTTGTCGAGCTGCGCACGGAGTTGACCAACGAGCTGCACGACGAAGTCGCGGCGATGAACCCGGACAACTTCATCGTCCGTACTGAGCTGGAACACGTAACCCGATTTGCCGAGCGTGAGGTGTGGAATGCCCTGGATGAGGCGGCGCTGGGTGAGCTGCGCAGCCACGTCGCCGGTCTGCCGAGTGAGCGTGCGGCTGAGCACATCACCGCCAAGTTGTTCGATCTGGTCTGCCTGAACCTGCAACTGGCGTTGCTGCGTTCAACCAGCGACTTCATCACCTATCGTGACAAGGTGGTCGAGCTGGCCAGTCAGCTGGAAGTGATGGATAGCATTCCGGCGGTACACGCCGAGCTGGCGTTGCTGCAGGAGGTGCAAACCGAGGAATACTGGCAGGACATTCGCTTGCCGATGCTTGAGCAACTGCGCCGCCGGATGCGTGAGCTGATCAAGTTTATCGAGCGCCGCCCGAGCAACCCGGTGTACAGCGTGCTGAGCGATGAGATTGGCGAGGCGACGGTGGTCAATCTGAAAGACTTCAACACCGGCATCAACCTGGAGCAGTACCGGAAAAAGGTTGAAGCCTATATTCGCGCCAACGAGAACCATGTGGCCATCGCCAGGCTCAAGTTCAACCGCCCGCTGACGCCGAGCGACCTGAACGAGCTGGAGCATTTCGTCTATGAGTCGGAACCGGTGCAGAGCCGCGAGCAATTCGAGCAGTGCTATGGCGTTGACCAGCCGCTGACCCTGCTGATCCGCTCATTGGTGGGCTTGGACCGCAACGCCGCCAAAGAGGCTTTCGGTCAATTCCTCGACGAGAACCGCTACAACAGCCAGCAGATTCGCTTTGTCGAAATGATCATCGAGCGCCTCACTCGGCAGGGCGTGATGGAAGCCGGGCAACTCTACGAACCGCCGTTTACCGCACTGCACCATGAGGGCCTGGATGGTGCCTTTGGCGATGCCGATGCCAACGCCATTGTGGCGGTGATCGCGGCTATCAAGCGGAGTGCGGCCGCGTAATGGCCTATCAGCCCCCCTTTACGCTAAACGGCAGCATTCTGTCGTTGGTGGCGGAGATTGCGCAAAGTGTCGGCCGCTTGAGCGCGCAACCGGAGCATGCCAATGCGTTGCGCTTG harbors:
- a CDS encoding DEAD/DEAH box helicase family protein, coding for MSNFQFLASEFKTLFEPAKGAEQLVYSDPRACCMRTRHALEQAVHWLYEHDRDLRMPYDNGLNLLLTQVEFVHLLPPQIHQKARLIQKLGNQAVHGNQPISSSDAMKLVRELFHLLFWLARTYTRASDPKSIDAAFDEQNVPKLVSVSDAAAFTREELKKQEAKFQQQIAAQHGTLEAREAAIAEQAASLSEREALLAKLDAELVATRAALAQAKAANIAVPDSHDYDEADTRRLFIDVLLREAGWELGKNADAEVPVSGMPNAQGEGSVDYVLWGANGKPLAVVEAKRSLKDPDVGQQQAKLYADCLEAEKGQRPLIFYSNGNHTWLWDDRRAPPREVQGFYTRDELELAIQRRSLQTDLRELPINSEIVERTYQHRAIRAMTESLSQGRRAGLLTMATGTGKTRMSIALVELLMRGNWVKRVLFLADRVSLVNQATNAFKAFLPDSSPVNLVTDKHGQGRVYLCTYPTMMGLIEQMEGDRRKYGVGHFDLIVIDEAHRSVYQKYGAIFRYFDSYLVGLTATPRDEVDRDTYHLFGLETGVPTDAYGLNEAVEDGYLVPPTAYSVPIKFVREGIRYDQLSDEEKEHWESLDWGDYSAEGDTPTEVLASEVNKQLFNEPTVDLMLKHLMQNGLKVEGGDKLGKTIIFAVNQKHADFIARRFNHHYPHFNGEFARVITHAVSYAQTLIDDFGSKLNKLPQIAISVDMLDTGIDVPQVLNLVFFKAVRSKVKFLQMIGRGTRLCPDLFAPGVHKREFAIFDFCGNFEYFNENPKGALGGVAEPLGKRLFKGRLDLLALLASKNVREPGNLAESSGQYDAFVELRTELTNELHDEVAAMNPDNFIVRTELEHVTRFAEREVWNALDEAALGELRSHVAGLPSERAAEHITAKLFDLVCLNLQLALLRSTSDFITYRDKVVELASQLEVMDSIPAVHAELALLQEVQTEEYWQDIRLPMLEQLRRRMRELIKFIERRPSNPVYSVLSDEIGEATVVNLKDFNTGINLEQYRKKVEAYIRANENHVAIARLKFNRPLTPSDLNELEHFVYESEPVQSREQFEQCYGVDQPLTLLIRSLVGLDRNAAKEAFGQFLDENRYNSQQIRFVEMIIERLTRQGVMEAGQLYEPPFTALHHEGLDGAFGDADANAIVAVIAAIKRSAAA
- a CDS encoding DEAD/DEAH box helicase gives rise to the protein MDDKSVIHPTNNLCSQHAKEQATHMAQFFPTRTTCRFDTPGERRLAERLEKKLEDDYLCWFNIPVGPKALQPDFVLMHPLRGVLVLEVKDWKLDTIQSMDRGQAKIFADGLLKTQKNPMMQARAYAMEVVMMLQRDPALKQPAGSPRAGNLIMPFGWGVVLTAITRKQFEGTDLAEVLNPQQVLFQDEMTETVDAEAFQQRLWDMFHHVFPCQLSLPQIDRVRYHLYPEVRVNVLPGQFGLFAEQDAPLPSLIKVMDLQQEQLARSLGEGHRVIHGAAGSGKTMILGYRCAHLAQVSSKPVLVLCYNKSLAGRLQQVLAERDLSDKVVVRNFHAWCSDMLTAFNVDRPDPKLSVNAKMAQMVENTIDGVDRGQIPRAQYAAVLIDEGHDFQPEWFKLVVQMIDPESNSLLVLYDDAQSIYRGKGGKSGMDFSFASVGIQAQGRTTILRLNYRNTVEVLSVARAFAMELLTARDAAEDGVPIVAPQSAGRRGAFPELLRCESDWQEHNCIVERIRDEQGQGRALDDMAVIYRSTAQAQRIERALSEAGIAFASGQSAKGRGTLYGREDAVKIVSMHSSKGLEFGLVLIPHLGEMPKKGEDEVDEARLLYVAMTRAIDRLVMTYREPSSFTRRIQDSIGSVRQHLDEMDAQKAVG
- a CDS encoding RNA-binding domain-containing protein → MIDLHSRADLELLRESIDLECKLAGGRDGQGALPEDFWPTYSAFANTNGGVVVLGVREKKGQFLLEGITNPTKVRKELFDNLNNRQKVSANLLSDDHVREVMIEERTLLVVDIPRANRKQRPVHLTTNPFGHTYRRLNEGDRHIADEDVRRMIAEQVEDSRDDRILKGYHLEDLCPETLRAYRQVLGNREPAHPWNTLDDQEFLRQIGGWRRDRETGVGGLTLAGLLMFGWMTSIQEELPNYMLDYQERPEAKTELRWLDRITLDGKWSGNLYDFYRKVYLKLTGELKVPFALEKGERKDETPIHVALREALANVLVHADYSDRASVLVVKRPDMFGFRNPGLMRVPPEIAIRGGEHDCRNRTLHKMFRLVGVGEQAGSGIPKIYDGWGGQHWRTPALYERSEPYNQTLLELRMVDLLPEDVVVALRLQFGSGFDALQRNERLTLAAVVSERTLSHARVMELTGLHPVESTRLLQGLIRNGFLESHNPGRGAVYCLPGSALPRPEEVFGDGFGYLPESSGHLPDSSGHLPVSSGHFTALPLAGASIDRVEQRDNHGRLLTAILDAPVIDSLKYLDGTYRGQLEAIAQAPRTRGKLEPEEMHEVILALCRGHYVTGSSLAELVGRSADAFRKQHLRPLVQQGKLQFAFPTAPTHEMQAYRTTESE